The Flavobacterium galactosidilyticum nucleotide sequence TTAATTTTGATTTTCCCTTTATCATTGGCTTTCAAAATACTGTCAATCAAAGTCGTCGTATTGGTCGAAAATGGAATTTGGGTAATTACCAAAGTATTTTTATCCAGTTGCGCAATTTTAGCACGCACGCGAACACGACCGCCGCGCAAACCATCATTGTAATTTGATATATCAGCAATACCTTGTGTCATGAAATCAGGGTACAAGGTAAACGGCTTTCCTTTTAATATTTTTATTGAACAATCTATTAACTCATTAAAGTTATGAGGCAATACTTTCATCGAAAGCCCAACCGCAATCCCTTCAGCACCTTGTGCTAAAAGCAACGGGAATTTTACAGGAAGATTATTGGGTTCTGCTCGACGACCATCATACGAAACGCCCCAATCTGTAATTTTTGGAGAATATAAAACCTCCAAAGCAAATTTAGACAATCGTGCTTCTATATAACGGGAAGCTGCTGCTCCATCACCGGTTAAGATATTTCCCCAGTTTCCTTGACAGTCGATTAGCAATTCTTTTTGACCTATTTGCACCATCGCATCACCAATACTCTGATCTCCATGAGGGTGATACTGCATCGTGTGTCCCACAACGTTTGCCACTTTGTTATAACGACCGTCATCTAATTCTTTAAGCGAATGCATGATTCTACGTTGCACCGGTTTGAAACCATCTTCAATCGCCGGAACGGCACGCTCCAGAATTACATAAGAGGCATAATCTAGAAACCAGTCTTTATACATTCCCGTAACTTTGGTAATGGTATCGTTTCCGTCTTCTTGATTATCATAAAAATGGTGTTCCCCCGAAGTTACTATGTCGTCAAATCCTTCGTCGTTTGATTCCTTGGAATCGTTGATTTCGTTTTGCGATTCGTCTTCATTTGGTATAATGTTATCTTCTTCTTCGTCTTTCATAAAAATGCTTAAAACTCAAGTTATGGCGCTATAAAAAACCCCATTTATTGACTATATAGTTAAATTTTAAAAATTCCGTTACATTTTCTCGGAATTCATTTTTCAGAATTCGTCATCAGTGATGAGGAATTTTAATTTCAGAAATCATAGACAGTGCCTGAGGAATTGAGTAAATCAAATAAAACTTTCTCATATTTTCTAAATTAACGACAGAAAATCCCTTTCCAAACTCCTGATTCAGCTGTTTCGAAAGTCCTTTTAATAATTGTTTACCATATTCAGCGCGATCTTTGCCCTTTTGTTCTTCTTCGACTATAACTCTTCCTATTTCAAAATAGGTATAAACCATAGTTGAGTTTATTGTACGCAAAACTTGTTGACGAGCATTTTGCAATAGCTCGACCACTTGAGAAAATAAAATTTTATTTTGAATATCGTTTGACAATATATTTTTCTCTCTTTAAACCTTACACTTTCTCAATTACATCCAATTCCACTTTCAAATTCTTGATAATAAATTCTTGCCTATCAGGGGTGTTTTTGCCCATGTAAAAAGACAACAACTGTTCAATTGAAGTGTTTTTATCCATCATTACAGGATCTAGACGAATGGTTTCTCCGATAAAGTTTTTGAACTCATCTGGCGAAATCTCTCCCAAACCTTTGAATCGGGTAATTTCTGGTTTTGGTTTTAATTTTTCGATAGCTTCTTTTCGTTCGTCATCGGAATAACAGTAAATCGTTTCTTTCTTGTTTCGAACTCTAAAAAGAGGCGTTTGCAAAATATACAAGTGCCCTTC carries:
- a CDS encoding DUF1016 N-terminal domain-containing protein is translated as MSNDIQNKILFSQVVELLQNARQQVLRTINSTMVYTYFEIGRVIVEEEQKGKDRAEYGKQLLKGLSKQLNQEFGKGFSVVNLENMRKFYLIYSIPQALSMISEIKIPHH